The following are encoded in a window of Penaeus vannamei isolate JL-2024 chromosome 17, ASM4276789v1, whole genome shotgun sequence genomic DNA:
- the Sbf gene encoding myotubularin-related protein 13 isoform X3, whose amino-acid sequence MSRLADYFAIVGYDHTKDRNGIGSGKIIQRFPERDWPDTPFIESLELFCQPQGWALSTERQEPKFFVSVLTDIDAKRHYCAVLCFNEAVSITPSKPTDEEDDSVDLGSGGVRGVGPPVPLITHHSIMYAPKCLVLISTLDYFETFRNCMGIVYTVYMEGLGVSMETLIGNMVGYVQVPPPGGPQVRFSIGAGDRQALQPPASPTLPVTGTTVLSLFNQLGIKNVLVLFCAALTEHKILFHSQSYNRLTESCHALKALLYPFKYSHVYIPILPASLVEVLSTPTPFIMGVHSHLQHDVVELMDVIVADLDGGSIRVPESLTVSLLPEPFWSQTHAALSKVLHPDLSTADNAFPSSAGIRASPHIVMDKEIRAVFMRMFAELLQGYRSCLTIIRIHSKPVITFHKASFLGNRGMVDNEFVGKVLDCMFFTTFVTERGPPWRVCDLWDDLYSGIGDQLRLEQHDSRMLLVHIQELGQQLYSNENPNPQPFVAKIPKPTEGSFTRIHQPVFPHIDVQQVQSIIDEGTAKKVKIPQKVGQPRIVPMGPHISSLQSGRGLVSSSARRLEVMRNCVNCIFENKISDARKTFPAVLRALKSKAARLALCTELSHHVQGNKAVLEHQQFDLVVRLMNCALQDDSPMDEHGVAAALLPLSTAFCRKLCTGVIQFAYTCIQDHSVWGNQQFWEAAFYQDVQKEIKSLYQDRSQQASRTSLSSDSSCIKDPSLSPVNPRDPSDSGSWKESRLSFLRPHESSALEIAAEQMRLWPNIETRKQREIVEQEESTLYSQAIHYANRMVFLRVPIDVNAATHRRTFNERDTASNSITNSMAESDSLDAESGFEDQEQSDREASVVRFVARFVDKVCTEGGVTEEHIKSLHQMIPGVVAMHVEMLDAVYKESKRLPPIQKSTIFIRRDAYRQSTDGTYKPDPRYTEIVHGQPKILLPSLVPGEEVVYEGLRVYLLPDGREDATGGSIGGPILLPAEGALFLTNYRLIFKGLPTDPYACEQVVVRSMPVSSITREKRVPANQHPGPMDQWLSEGLQIRSNTFQLIKVAFDEEVSPESIETMRKMINRLRHPPYIMNLFAFVGHSHVPQTPSRQQKDKPGYGTLRGFAKKTLMKTAKVAGLKSGKGNKRNKYHFPSNNKSMTSPGRMSLAQMANMDLSNENLAIDDDLSVVDEHEASGLSNGSTGQLSVGGLVGVREVDSKTLEKLSERSYHKDYMRLGLGSLASNSTTVPPRTKSDFRITTCNVNYQLCRSYPALLSVPPNTGDDSIHRLARCYRQNRLPVITWRHPRNKALLLRGASFHGKGVMSMLKGPPTTTGTTSEVSYSVEQEKYLAAVVQATPLSVLREGSTWRLTGSSPSINSLVLAAGGATLEVPPYHPTYPTLTPEVGRKSNPLSKAMNTLRINTGPRLSVDSTDMGTEAVQSFHKAALYVFGEKTQIKGIKTDAYHKTEFIPVEYTEVRQIKSSFKKLMRACVPSSPAAEQEQSFFRAIENSEWLNQLETLLQVAGAIVDLIDLLGASVMLLLEDGWDFTAQVTSIAQLCLDPYYRTIEGFRVLIEKEWLAFGHRFNHRSNLLQGSQASGFAPIFLQFLDAVHQIQRQFPLSFEFNEYYLRFLAYHYVSARFRTFLSDSELERAELGIMTEEDKRGSLSRHHKGLEASQDDDIYPGGGRVSSPGSSGHLGTSVFDYIEKHSGRHSSFYNFLYVGDRISDSAVLRPVKELSALQLWSYLIGEELRHGPSYDPEVRSLDRQQEEEAEAADGTTTTSQRRIVISGYDCVWGVQADTFTAQLEELRHLELELGHLPQKWNVHWDKLELPPPEQLTRQVSMTTQMVRHHGRSVHKRSTIEILIRGKTSSSAGGGGDTPQGCYSHPHRFEKYNYTTPSYCDHCSSLLWGPLKTGMRCMDCGYNCHEKCIESVPKNCTRFKSVRESGVSIQTSTKPTSLDNTSVGSGVTSLQTTSHQYYEQFSSNVAENRTHEGYLWKRGSLLKNWKQRWFVLDSMKHQLRYYDSMEDSHCKGIIELSDVVAVVPSGPTQGAPKKVDERAFFDLQTKRRLYNFCASDGAAAQEWIEKIQSCLQ is encoded by the exons GAAATGGCATTGGTAGCGGTAAAATCATTCAGCGGTTCCCTGAAAGGGACTGGCCGGACACTCCATTTATTGAGAGCCTGGAGCTG TTCTGTCAACCACAAGGGTGGGCACTGTCGACAGAACGGCAAGAGCCAAAATTCTTTGTATCGGTGCTGACAGATATTGATGCAAAACGACACTACTGTGCAGTTCTTTGTTTTAATGAGGCAGTCTCTATCACACCCAGCAAACCAACTGATGAA GAGGATGACAGCGTGGATTTGGGTAGTGGGGGAGTGCGTGGTGTGGGCCCCCCTGTGCCTCTCATCACCCACCACTCCATTATGTATGCCCCTAAGTGCCTGGTCCTTATTTCTACGCTTGACTACTTTGAGACTTTTAGG AATTGTATGGGCATTGTGTACACAGTGTATATGGAAGGGCTAGGTGTAAGCATGGAGACGCTGATAGGCAACATGGTGGGTTATGTTCAGGTACCTCCACCAGGGGGACCGCAG GTTCGGTTCAGCATTGGTGCAGGAGATAGACAAGCTCTCCAGCCTCCAGCTTCTCCAACTCTTCCTGTCACCGGTACTACTGTTCTTAGCCTCTTCAACCAATTAG gaATCAAGAATGTTTTGGTGCTGTTTTGCGCTGCCCTCACCGAACACAAGATTCTCTTCCACAGTCAATCTTACAATCGACTTACAGAGTCCTGTCATGCCCTTAAagcccttctctatcccttcaa GTACTCCCATGTCTACATTCCAATTCTGCCAGCATCTTTGGTTGAAGTTTTGTCCACTCCAACACCCTTCATCATGGGAGTTCATTCTCACCTCCAACACGATGTTGTTGAACTG ATGGATGTAATTGTTGCCGATCTTGATGGAGGATCTATCCGTGTCCCAGAAAGTCTGACGGTGTCTCTCTTGCCAGAGCCATTCTGGAGCCAGACCCACGCTGCTCTCTCAAAG GTGCTTCATCCTGATCTCAGCACCGCAGACAATGCCTTTCCCTCAAGTGCTGGTATCAGGGCCTCTCCGCATATTGTGATGGACAAAGAAATCAGAGCTGTGTTCATGCGCATGTTTGCAGAGTTGTTACAGGGTTACCGATCATGTCTCACCATTATCAGGATACATTCAAAACCAGTCATTACCTTCCACAAG GCATCTTTCCTTGGTAACCGTGGAATGGTGGACAACGAGTTTGTGGGCAAGGTCTTAGACTGCATGTTCTTCACCACATTTGTCACAGAGAGAGGCCCCCCCTGGAGAGTCTGTGACCTATGGGATGACCTCTACTCTGGCATTGGGGACCAACTACGTCTGGAGCAACATGATAGTCGAATGCTTCTAGTCCATATTCAG GAACTTGGTCAGCAGCTGTACAGCAATGAAAACCCAAACCCACAGCCATTTGTTGCCAAGATTCCTAAGCCCACTGAGGGTTCATTTACACGTATCCATCAACCAGTCTTCCCACATATAGATGTTCAGCAGGTCCAAAGTATCATTGATGAAGGCACTGCCAAAAAAGTGAA AATCCCACAAAAAGTGGGCCAGCCAAGAATTGTTCCTATGGGCCCCCATATTTCTAGTCTCCAGTCTGGCAGAGGATTAGTTTCAAGTTCTGCAAGAAGATTAGAG GTTATGAGGAATTGTGTGAACTGCATATTTGAGAACAAAATAAGTGACGCTAGAAAGACATTCCCTGCAGTATTAAGAGCATTAAAGAGTAAAGCAGCTCGCTTGGCTCTGTGCACAGAGTTAAGTCACCATGTCCAGGGCAATAAAGCTGTTTTAGAACACCAGCAGTTCGATTTAGTGGTTAGGCTAATGAATTGTGCACTGCAG GATGATTCTCCAATGGATGAGCATGGTGTTGCAGCTGCTCTGCTTCCTTTATCCACAGCCTTCTGTCGGAAATTATGTACAGGAGTCATACAGTTTGCCTATACTTGCATACAG GATCATTCAGTTTGGGGCAATCAGCAGTTCTGGGAAGCAGCGTTTTATCAAGATGTTCAGAAGGAGATCAAGAGCTTGTACCAAGATCGATCTCAGCAAGCCAGTCGGACTTCACTCTCATCTGATTCGTCTTGTATTAAGGATCCGTCGTTAAGTCCTGTGAACCCAAGagat CCCTCAGATTCTGGTTCTTGGAAGGAGTCCAGATTGTCCTTTCTCAGACCACATGAGTCCTCAGCTTTAGAAATTGCAGCAGAGCAGATGAGGCTCTGGCCTAATATTGAAACAA GAAAACAACGGGAAATAGTGGAACAAGAGGAGTCCACTCTATACTCTCAGGCAATCCATTATGCAAATAGGATGGTGTTCCTTAGAGTTCCCATAGATGTTAATGCAGCCACACATAGACGTACCTTCAACGAACGTGACACTGCCAGTAACAGTATTACAAATAG CATGGCAGAGAGTGATAGTTTAGATGCTGAGTCCGGCTTTGAAGACCAAGAACAGAGTGACCGTGAAGCCAGCGTAGTGCGCTTTGTGGCAAGATTTGTTGACAAAGTATGCACGGAAGGTGGTGTGACAG aGGAACACATCAAGTCGCTACACCAAATGATACCAGGAGTTGTAGCTATGCATGTGGAGATGCTGGATGCTGTGTACAAAGAATCTAAGCGTTTACCACCAATACAGAAG TCCACCATATTCATCAGACGTGATGCTTATAGACAAAGTACTGATGGTACGTACAAACCTGACCCAAGATACACAGAAATTGTCCATGGGCAG CCCAAGATATTATTGCCATCGTTAGTGCCGGGTGAAGAAGTAGTGTATGAAGGCTTGAGGGTTTACCTGCTTCCGGATGGGAGAGAAGATGCTACAGGTGGTAGTATTGGAGGCCCAATACTGTTGCCTGCTGAAGGAGCACTGTTCCTCACTAACTACAGACTCATATTCAAGGGTCTGCCTACAGACCCATATG CTTGCGAACAAGTTGTTGTTAGATCTATGCCAGTCTCCTCCATCACACGAGAGAAGAGAGTCCCTGCAAACCAGCACCCAGGACCCATGGATCAGTGGTTGAGTGAAGGCCTTCAGATACGCTCAAATACCTTCCAG TTAATCAAAGTGGCTTTTGATGAAGAGGTCTCACCTGAAAGCATAGAAACAATGCGCAAGATGATAAACCGGCTACGACATCCACCATACATAATGAATCTCTTTGCCTTTGTGGGCCACAGTCATGTTCCACAAACACCAAGTAGACAACAGAAAGATAAGCCAGGATATGGAACATTAAG AGGTTTTGCCAAGAAGACATTAATGAAGACGGCAAAGGTAGCTGGACTGAAATCTGGTAAAGGTAACAAACGGAACAAGTATCACTTCCCAAGCAACAATAAATCAATGACTTCTCCAGGGAGAATGAGTTTAGCCCAAATGGCCAACATGGACCTCAGCAATGAGAACCTGGCCATAGATGATGATCTGTCCG TTGTTGATGAGCATGAAGCCTCTGGACTCAGCAATGGTTCTACAGGGCAGTTGtctgtgggtgggttggtgggagtGCGAGAGGTAGACAGTAAGACTCTGGAGAAGCTATCTGAACGGAGCTACCACAAAGACTACATGCGCTTGGGGCTTGGCAGTCTAGCAAGTAACTCCACCACTGTACCTCCAAGGACAAAGTCAGACTTCAGAATCACTACTTGTAATGTCAATTATCAACTATGTAGAAG TTATCCAGCCCTGTTGTCTGTGCCCCCCAACACGGGTGATGACAGCATTCACCGTCTAGCACGATGTTATCGCCAAAATCGCTTGCCAGTTATTACTTGGAGACACCCACGCAACAAGGCTTTACTTCTGCGGGGTGCTAGCTTCCATGGCAAAGGTGTAATGAGCATGCTAAAAGGACCTCCAACAACAACAG GCACAACAAGTGAGGTATCATATTCAGTAGAGCAAGAGAAGTACCTTGCAGCAGTTGTACAAGCAACGCCTCTGTCCGTCCTGAGAGAAGGGTCCACTTGGCGACTCACAGGCTCTTCACCCTCAATCAACTCCTTGGTGCTGGCTGCGGGGGGTGCAACCTTGGAAGTCCCCCCCTACCATCCCACTTACCCCACACTCACACCAGAAGTGGGACGCAAGTCAAATCCCTTATCGAAGGCTATGAACACATTACG CATCAACACGGGGCCAAGGCTCTCTGTGGACTCAACGGACATGGGAACAGAAGCCGTGCAATCCTTCCACAAAGCTGCTCTCTATGTGTTTGGAGAAAAGACACAAATTAAG GGCATCAAGACAGATGCTTACCACAAGACAGAGTTCATCCCCGTTGAGTACACAGAGGTGCGCCAAATCAAGTCCTCTTTCAAGAAGCTAATGAGAGCCTGTGTACCCTCCTCTCCAGCTGCTGAACAAGAACAGTCCTTCTTCAG AGCAATTGAGAATAGTGAATGGTTGAATCAGCTGGAGACCCTCCTGCAGGTAGCAGGGGCCATTGTTGACCTGATTGATTTGTTAGGAGCATCAGTTATGCTTCTCCTAGAGGATGGATGGGACTTCACTGCTCAG GTAACCAGCATAGCTCAACTCTGCTTGGATCCATACTACCGCACTATTGAAGGGTTCAGAGTCCTGATTGAGAAAGAGTGGCTTGCATTTGGTCATCGATTCAATCACCGCTCAAATCTCCTCCAGGGATCCCAAGCTAGTGGCTTTGCTCCTATATTCCTACAATTTCTAGATGCTGTCCATCAG ATCCAGCGGCAGTTTCCCTTATCTTTTGAATTCAATGAATACTACCTCCGTTTTTTGGCTTACCACTATGTATCAGCTCGTTTCCGCACATTCTTGAGTGATTCAGAACTAGAGAGGGCAGAGTTGGGCATCATGACAGAGGAAGACAAGCGAGGTTCCTTGTCAAGACACCACAAAGGTTTAGAGGCATCGCAGGATGATGACATTTATCCAGGAG GAGGAAGAGTGTCATCACCAGGTTCTTCAGGACACTTAGGCACATCTGTATTTGACTACATAGAGAAACACAGTGGTCGCCACTCCAGCTTTTACAATTTCCTTTACGTTGGAGACAGAATTAGTGATTCTGCA GTATTGAGGCCAGTGAAGGAGTTGAGTGCACTTCAGTTGTGGAGCTACTTGATAGGAGAAGAACTACGCCATGGCCCTTCTTATGACCCTGAGGTGCGCAGCCTTGACCGACaacaagaggaggaagcagaagctgCAGATGGCACAACAACCACTTCCCAACGCAGGATTGTTATTAGTGG ATATGATTGTGTGTGGGGAGTCCAGGCAGATACTTTCACAGCACAGCTGGAGGAGTTGCGTCATTTGGAGCTGGAACTGGGACATCTCCCCCAGAAGTGGAACGTGCACTGGGATAAGTTGGAATTGCCTCCACCTGAACAGCTGACA CGTCAGGTGTCCATGACCACACAGATGGTTCGGCACCATGGGCGAAGTGTGCACAAACGCAGCACCATCGAGATATTAATCCGAGGGAAGACCAGCAGCAgtgcaggtggaggaggtgaCACACCACAGGGCTGCTACTCCCATCCTCACCGCTTTGAGAAATACAATTACACAACACCTTCGTATTGCGACCATTGCTCATCTCTCTTGTGGGGCCCCTTGAAG